In Fodinibius saliphilus, a genomic segment contains:
- the atpG gene encoding ATP synthase F1 subunit gamma: protein MANLRDIRNRIESIKNTQQITRAMKMVAAAKLRKAQDRIIETRPYASKMKEVVGRMVKSSNDDNVLLDTPESTDNVLFIIISSDRGLCGGFNNNLFKVAESEIKENYSEYKETGNLSLICIGRQATKHFGKRDYEVKAEYPGFWDNIEFHKATEIMKSVIKDFKSGTFDEVKLVYNEFKSVIAQNRLVETVLPIQPDTLTETDDEIEEDREYIFEPDADKILEKLLPLHLNLQLWKAILESNAAEQGARMTAMDNATENAQEMKEDLELEYNRARQSAITTEISEIISGAQALEEA, encoded by the coding sequence ATGGCGAATCTTCGCGACATACGAAATCGTATTGAATCCATTAAAAATACGCAGCAGATTACACGTGCCATGAAAATGGTTGCTGCTGCTAAATTACGCAAGGCACAAGATCGCATTATAGAAACCAGACCCTACGCATCCAAGATGAAAGAAGTGGTAGGGCGTATGGTGAAAAGTTCTAATGATGATAATGTGCTGCTGGATACACCTGAATCAACGGATAACGTCCTGTTTATCATTATTAGTTCAGATCGCGGACTTTGTGGTGGATTCAACAACAATTTGTTTAAAGTTGCTGAAAGTGAAATCAAAGAAAACTACAGTGAATATAAAGAAACAGGTAATCTGTCTTTAATATGTATTGGTAGGCAGGCAACAAAACATTTTGGTAAGCGAGATTATGAAGTAAAAGCTGAATATCCGGGCTTTTGGGACAACATAGAATTCCATAAAGCTACGGAAATAATGAAATCCGTAATTAAGGATTTTAAGTCCGGTACCTTTGATGAGGTAAAACTGGTTTATAACGAATTTAAATCTGTTATTGCACAAAACAGGTTAGTAGAAACCGTATTGCCTATACAACCGGATACGCTGACGGAAACTGACGACGAGATCGAAGAAGATAGAGAATATATCTTTGAGCCAGATGCAGATAAAATTCTTGAAAAATTATTACCTTTGCACTTGAATTTGCAACTGTGGAAGGCTATCCTTGAGTCGAATGCTGCAGAACAGGGTGCACGTATGACAGCTATGGATAATGCTACTGAGAATGCTCAGGAGATGAAAGAAGATCTTGAGCTTGAGTATAATCGTGCACGCCAAAGTGCTATTACTACTGAAATTTCAGAAATTATTTCTGGAGCGCAGGCACTTGAAGAAGCATAA